The genomic region TTGAAGAAGAACTTCAAGAAGGTGGCGAACGTCAAACCACCCGCCAGCCGCGCCGACAGTTCGGAGAAGTTCGTGGTGGCGATGGGCTTTCGCGGGCGCGAGGTGGGCGAGGGCTGACGATCCTCCTCATCCTCCTAACCCTCCTCGTTCGACTTCGTCTTCTCGTCGGGAAGAGCGAGGAGCGACGAAGTCGACGACGAGCGGGAGGCTGGTGCAGAAATGAAAAAGGCGCCCGAAGGCGCCGCTTTTCCAATTGTTCGGGGTGTCAGCCGCCCCAGCTGCGGACCGGGCCGCAATCCATGTGGACGAAGTTCGACCGCGAATACTTGCCGACGCCGCCCGAAGCACAGGCCGCCGCCGCCTTGGCCATCTGGCCGACCGACCGCGATTTCAGCCGCAGGTCTGCCGCCTGGCCCTTCATGTGCAGCGAGTTCTTCGCCACGCCGCGCGACTTGGACCGCAGCATCGCGTTGGTCTTGGGACTGCGGAAGCCCGACAGCAGCATGTAGGGTTCGCTGACATCCATCAGCCGGTGCGACGCGGCCATGATGTCCACTGTGCGCATGTCGATCCCGATGGCATCATCAGACCGCCAGTCGCGCATGAAGTAATTGATTTCCTTCATGACTTCGGGGATGTATTCCCCTTCGATCCAGTAGATCGTGTCGATGCTTTCCCCGGTTCTGCCCGAGTACATGCGGATGCGGCGAATGTCGCCGGACCCTTTCAAAAGCCCGAAGGCATTCGAGTAGGTCGGGGCCGCAATCACGGCCGTTGCCGCAAACGCACCCAATAGGCCACGCCGTGTGACGCCGAAACTTGTCTGGTCAGTCATTCTTACGCCTGTCCCCGTTGCTGTCTTCGACTGCCTTAGTGCAGCTTTCGTGCAACTTCTTCCCCAAGTGCCACTGGGTTATGGCACAAGTCGAATCGAAGCCCAAGCCTCGATTGTTCCTTGGTTCCCCACCACAACCTGAATCGGCAAATTTTCGCTGAACGTGCCTGAAAGTTGCCCAGTGTTGTGTCGCTGCATCGGTTTGCCCGGTCACTGTCGCGATTTTGGACACAGTCAAGGGGTCAAGTCACTGTCCTACCGGTTTGTGAATGGACAGCGGCGCGATTTTCAAGAAACGATGACAAAACGCTGCCCAAACGCTGCCCAAACGCTGCCAAGTCCTTGGAAATGAGAGTTGAATGACCCGGTCTGCCCCTTACAAGTTGCCTGCCCTTACCATCGTGCTGTCCTTGACCCTGGGGGCGTTCCTGTCGGCTCCGGCTGCGGCGCAACCGAGCGCATTTTCTCAATCCCTTGCCGCCGCGGCGACCGATGATGCGGTCATTGCCGACTGGTATGGCAAGACGGGGTATGAACCCCTGTGGACGGGGAGCGATGATGCCGAACGCCGGCAGGCGTTTCTGGCGGCGATCGCCAGTGCCGCCGATCATGGCCTGCCAGTGCAGCGCTATGATGCGGTGGCCCTGACCAACGCGCTGCGCGCGGCGGAATCCGAAGGGGACCGGGGCCGGATCGAAGTGGCGATGACCCGGGCCTATCTGGCCTGGGCGCGGGATCTGACCTCGGGCGCGATTGATCCGGCCAAGGTGGATGCGGGTATCGTGCGCGAGATCGACCGGATTGATCCGCAGATCCTGCTGACGCGCATTGCCGCCGGGAACCCCAAGGCGGTCATGACCTGGCTGATGCCGAAATCTCCGGCCTATCTGAACCTGATGAAGGCCAAGATCGGGCTTGAAGCGCAGATTGCCGCGGGGGGTTGGGGGGAACCTTTGGCGGTGACTCCGGTTGAGCCGGGCGACACGGGCGCTGCCGTCGTGGCGCTGCGCGACCGGCTGGTGCGGATGGGCTATCTGGCACCGACAGCGACGGCAAGCTATGACCGCGCCGTGCAGGCGGCGGTGCAGGCGTTCCAACTGGCGCATGGGCTGGTGGCCGATGGGCGCGCCGGCGAAGGCACGATCCTTGAGATGAACATCAGCGCCGGGGACCGGCTGAAATCGGTCATCGTGGCGCTGGAGCGGGAACGCTGGCTGGATATCGACCAGTCGGTGCGCCACATCTGGGTCAACCTGCCGGACTTCCGCGCCAAGATCATCGAGCACGGCCGCACGGTCTTTGATACGCGCGTGGTGATCGGGAAGAACGTGCCCGACCAGCGCAGCCCCGAGTTTTCCGA from Tabrizicola piscis harbors:
- a CDS encoding YcbK family protein: MTDQTSFGVTRRGLLGAFAATAVIAAPTYSNAFGLLKGSGDIRRIRMYSGRTGESIDTIYWIEGEYIPEVMKEINYFMRDWRSDDAIGIDMRTVDIMAASHRLMDVSEPYMLLSGFRSPKTNAMLRSKSRGVAKNSLHMKGQAADLRLKSRSVGQMAKAAAACASGGVGKYSRSNFVHMDCGPVRSWGG
- a CDS encoding L,D-transpeptidase family protein, with product MTRSAPYKLPALTIVLSLTLGAFLSAPAAAQPSAFSQSLAAAATDDAVIADWYGKTGYEPLWTGSDDAERRQAFLAAIASAADHGLPVQRYDAVALTNALRAAESEGDRGRIEVAMTRAYLAWARDLTSGAIDPAKVDAGIVREIDRIDPQILLTRIAAGNPKAVMTWLMPKSPAYLNLMKAKIGLEAQIAAGGWGEPLAVTPVEPGDTGAAVVALRDRLVRMGYLAPTATASYDRAVQAAVQAFQLAHGLVADGRAGEGTILEMNISAGDRLKSVIVALERERWLDIDQSVRHIWVNLPDFRAKIIEHGRTVFDTRVVIGKNVPDQRSPEFSDEMEHMVINPSWGVPRSIIVKEYLPLLQQNPNAVGHLQVIDGRGRVVPRGSVDFSAYSARSFPYGLRQPPSDGNALGLVKFMFPNKYNIYLHDTPSKSLFGNDVRAYSHGCIRVADPFDLAYALLALQSDDPEAEFQAHLDTGNETTVKLDKTVPVHLVYFTAYPDSKGRIGYRRDVYGRDAALFRALEEAGVALGGVQG